A single Sphingomonas sp. IW22 DNA region contains:
- a CDS encoding glycoside hydrolase N-terminal domain-containing protein encodes MLTRRQTMAAMAAGTVMLSMDGTARTVDPRRRTTLWYRQPATEWTQALPVGNGRLGAMVFGGTREERLQLNEGTLWAGQPYDPVNPLAREALPKVRELIFAGRIEEAEALTNEALIGRPKVQMPYQALGNLRLTFPDVTEPSEYHRELDLESAIATTRFTAGGVTHLREVIASKPDQVIAVRLSASRPGTLDVDVALDTPHEGAATRSTAREIVLEGANRPASGVDAGLRFAARLALSAKGGRVTPAANGSVSIRGADSVTLLLAMGTSFRRFDDVSGDPAAATSATLAKAVTRGFDRIAADASSEHRRLFGRVSIDLGRTAAADQPTDARIRQSQESDDPALAALYFQYARYLLIACSQPGGQPATLQGLWNDSLNPPWQSKYTININTEMNYWPAHSTNLTECAAPLVQMVRDLAETGARTAREMYGARGWVVHHNTDLWRATAPIDGASWGMWPTGGAWLCTHLWEHYDYTRDRAFLASVYPLMAGSARFFLDALRRDPRTGFLVTNPSLSPENQHGHGGALCAGPTMDMAILRDLFDQTAAAAVLLAIDTPLVAEMRAARARLAPYKISKRGELQEWQEDWDADAPEQDHRHVSHLYGVYPSHQISTDDTPELASAAARTLNIRGDRATGWATAWRINLWARLRDGERAHGILKFLLGPERTYPNMFDAHPPFQIDGNFGGAAGVVEMLMHSHGDVLELLPSLPREWPSGRISGLRARGRCTVDLAWRGGALDRVTLSPEIAGKLQVRAMGRRVDVTLQPGRRVTLDRTSFARAQT; translated from the coding sequence ATGCTGACACGCAGGCAGACGATGGCCGCGATGGCCGCCGGGACGGTCATGCTTTCGATGGACGGCACCGCCCGCACCGTCGATCCGCGCCGCCGCACGACGCTGTGGTACCGCCAGCCCGCGACTGAATGGACGCAGGCGCTGCCCGTGGGCAATGGTCGGTTAGGTGCGATGGTGTTCGGCGGCACGCGCGAGGAACGGCTGCAGCTGAACGAAGGGACGTTGTGGGCAGGCCAGCCCTACGATCCGGTCAACCCCTTGGCGCGTGAGGCGCTGCCCAAGGTGCGCGAGTTGATCTTTGCAGGGCGGATCGAGGAAGCTGAGGCGCTGACGAACGAGGCGCTGATTGGCCGGCCAAAGGTTCAGATGCCTTATCAGGCACTGGGCAACCTGCGCCTGACCTTTCCCGATGTTACCGAGCCTAGCGAGTATCACCGCGAACTCGATCTCGAATCCGCCATCGCCACCACCCGCTTCACCGCCGGAGGCGTCACGCATCTGCGGGAAGTCATCGCATCGAAACCGGATCAGGTCATTGCAGTGCGGCTCAGCGCATCGAGGCCCGGCACGCTCGACGTGGATGTGGCACTCGACACCCCGCATGAGGGCGCCGCGACCCGGTCAACCGCGCGCGAAATCGTGCTGGAGGGAGCAAACCGCCCGGCCAGCGGCGTGGACGCCGGGCTGCGCTTTGCGGCACGGCTGGCGCTGTCGGCAAAGGGGGGGCGTGTCACACCGGCGGCGAATGGCAGCGTCAGCATCCGCGGGGCGGACAGCGTTACGCTGTTGCTGGCCATGGGAACCAGCTTTCGCCGGTTTGACGATGTGTCGGGCGATCCTGCGGCGGCGACTTCGGCCACGCTGGCTAAAGCCGTCACGCGCGGTTTCGATCGCATCGCCGCCGACGCTTCTTCAGAGCATCGCCGGTTGTTCGGGCGCGTGTCGATCGACTTGGGCCGAACCGCTGCGGCCGACCAACCGACCGATGCACGTATCCGCCAGTCCCAGGAGAGCGATGACCCCGCGCTTGCGGCGCTGTACTTCCAATATGCGCGTTATCTGCTGATCGCCTGCTCCCAACCGGGCGGCCAGCCCGCGACCCTTCAGGGCCTGTGGAACGACAGCCTCAACCCGCCGTGGCAGTCCAAATACACGATCAACATCAATACCGAGATGAACTACTGGCCCGCCCATTCGACCAATTTGACCGAATGCGCCGCGCCGCTGGTCCAGATGGTGCGCGATCTGGCCGAAACGGGCGCGCGCACCGCGCGAGAGATGTATGGCGCGCGCGGTTGGGTGGTTCATCACAACACCGACCTGTGGCGCGCGACTGCGCCGATTGACGGCGCGTCATGGGGCATGTGGCCCACCGGGGGTGCGTGGCTGTGCACCCATTTGTGGGAGCATTACGACTATACCCGCGACCGCGCCTTCCTGGCATCCGTCTATCCGCTGATGGCAGGTTCCGCCCGCTTCTTCCTCGACGCGCTTCGGCGCGATCCGCGAACCGGCTTTCTGGTCACTAATCCGTCGCTCAGCCCGGAAAATCAGCACGGCCATGGCGGCGCGCTGTGTGCGGGGCCGACGATGGACATGGCGATCCTGCGCGACCTGTTCGACCAGACCGCAGCAGCCGCCGTGCTGCTCGCGATCGACACCCCGCTAGTGGCCGAAATGAGGGCGGCACGGGCGCGTCTGGCGCCCTACAAGATCAGCAAGCGTGGAGAGTTGCAGGAATGGCAGGAGGATTGGGATGCCGACGCGCCCGAACAGGACCATCGGCATGTGTCCCATCTTTACGGCGTCTATCCCTCGCACCAGATTAGCACCGATGATACGCCCGAATTGGCGTCTGCGGCGGCCCGAACGCTGAATATTCGCGGCGACCGGGCAACCGGTTGGGCCACGGCGTGGCGCATCAACCTGTGGGCGCGCCTGCGCGACGGAGAACGCGCGCATGGCATTTTGAAGTTCCTGCTCGGCCCCGAACGTACCTATCCCAACATGTTCGACGCACACCCGCCGTTCCAGATCGACGGCAATTTCGGCGGCGCAGCGGGCGTGGTCGAGATGCTGATGCACAGCCATGGGGACGTGCTTGAGTTGCTACCGTCGCTCCCGCGGGAATGGCCTTCGGGACGCATCAGCGGCCTGCGCGCACGCGGCCGCTGCACGGTTGATCTTGCCTGGCGCGGTGGAGCGCTGGACCGAGTGACCCTTAGCCCTGAAATCGCCGGTAAACTTCAGGTTCGCGCAATGGGACGCCGGGTCGACGTCACGCTGCAGCCGGGTCGAAGGGTCACGCTGGACCGCACTTCCTTTGCCCGCGCGCAGACCTGA
- a CDS encoding alpha/beta hydrolase, giving the protein MWRGMRSVRGRAYNAGVALSVALSSPAHAQNDKMAPIPIPAQPTAIELGTGPLPGATASEAWHSQYGSVFARNVTVATLTPFLPDPAKATGAAVIVAPGGGFRTLSMENEGWDVAKALAAKGVAAFVIKYRLNQTPADMAAFERASGPRPPSGGARQARPSPSEMMANLGPQIADARAAFALIRRRANEWRVDPDRIGMVGFSAGAMLTMATTLAGQDAKPAFIGNIYGPVAPVSVPADAPPLFVALAADDPLFTDSGFGLVEAWKSAKRPVEFHLYEQGGHGFGMYQKTTTSTGWFDAFARWLDMHGLLKPKG; this is encoded by the coding sequence ATGTGGCGCGGTATGCGCTCGGTACGGGGTCGGGCCTATAATGCTGGGGTGGCGCTGTCCGTCGCCCTGTCGAGCCCCGCTCATGCTCAGAACGATAAAATGGCGCCTATCCCGATCCCGGCGCAGCCTACGGCGATCGAGCTTGGCACGGGTCCGTTGCCGGGCGCGACCGCTTCGGAGGCCTGGCATAGCCAATATGGTAGCGTGTTCGCGCGGAACGTCACGGTTGCCACGCTGACCCCATTTTTGCCCGATCCAGCCAAGGCGACGGGCGCCGCCGTTATCGTTGCGCCCGGTGGCGGTTTTCGAACGCTGTCGATGGAAAATGAAGGGTGGGACGTTGCCAAGGCACTTGCAGCGAAGGGAGTGGCGGCGTTCGTTATCAAATATCGCCTGAACCAGACCCCGGCTGATATGGCCGCGTTCGAACGCGCATCAGGACCGCGGCCGCCGTCGGGCGGAGCACGCCAGGCGCGGCCAAGCCCCAGCGAGATGATGGCCAATCTGGGCCCCCAGATTGCGGATGCACGGGCAGCGTTTGCGCTGATCCGTCGTCGGGCGAATGAATGGCGGGTCGACCCGGACCGCATCGGAATGGTTGGATTTTCCGCCGGTGCGATGCTGACGATGGCCACCACATTGGCGGGGCAGGACGCGAAGCCCGCGTTCATCGGCAACATTTATGGCCCGGTTGCGCCAGTTTCCGTGCCCGCCGACGCGCCGCCATTGTTCGTGGCGCTGGCCGCTGACGATCCGCTGTTTACCGATAGCGGTTTCGGCCTGGTTGAGGCGTGGAAGTCAGCGAAGCGTCCCGTCGAATTCCACCTTTACGAACAGGGTGGGCATGGCTTCGGTATGTATCAAAAGACGACGACCAGCACAGGCTGGTTCGATGCCTTCGCCCGGTGGCTGGACATGCATGGCCTGTTGAAGCCCAAGGGTTGA
- a CDS encoding PAS domain-containing protein: MFLNDTSVTGLEIASRDWSGTPLGSIEGWPPALRTTLALMLASPTPMFLAWGPDLRCFYNDAYRPILGYRLQSALGRPFREVWATIWSDIEPLVNAALAGESQIVTDMRLDVSRSGAPEESWWTFTYSPAYYDAGSIAGLFCVTGETTSRVVAERDRDAADDRLQLALSAGNSIGVWDWDVINDRLTADTRFATLYGVEPDQAAKGAPIAEFFNGIHPDDLPRVQAEIGRVMAGDGNFASEYRLLDKDGTIRWVAAQGRCIFDDEGKCVRFPGASYDITQRMVSDLALKAAKAEREFVIDLTVAQRKLSDPEAIIRLSAEMLGHRLGINRVGYYRLVGAKHLRHGCNWTDGTLAPLTGIEPVSRFGKRAEQLRRRGKTLVFSDSRHDDEHDFLPLADQGVLSGVCVPLMQEGVWQAGMYLHHAEVRHWTAAEIALAKEVVDLTWLAVDRAQAVMRLNQLVNKQNAALVEASTEIKSEATARSAAELQVRQLQKMEAVGQLTGGIAHDFNNMLAVVIGGLNLAQRRLDRGETDIKRFMDGAMEGATRAAALTQRLLAFSRQQPLAPESIDANRLVNGLTELLARTLGERVRLETILTPGLWKTLADPVQLENVIVNLAVNARDAMPDGGRLTIETGNADVDADYALEAEVPDGHYVMIAVSDTGTGMSQEVLAKAFEPFFTTKGVGKGTGLGLSQVFGFVRQSGGHVKIYSEVGHGTTIKVYLPRTLDGEMQPVTRRAPVLARAGSPDEIIMVVEDEERVRNFSTEALRELGYTVLHAASGPAALALIDAGQDVTLLFTDVVMPEMTGRQLADEAIKRLPDLKVVYTTGYTRNAIVHNGVIDPGTNFLAKPFGIDQLAAKIREALDG, encoded by the coding sequence ATGTTCCTCAACGATACAAGCGTTACCGGACTCGAGATTGCGAGCCGCGACTGGTCCGGGACGCCATTAGGCTCGATAGAGGGGTGGCCGCCCGCGCTACGCACGACACTCGCGCTAATGCTGGCCAGTCCGACACCCATGTTCCTCGCATGGGGACCGGACCTGCGATGCTTCTACAATGATGCCTATCGGCCGATCCTCGGCTATCGGCTCCAGAGCGCGCTTGGTCGGCCGTTTCGTGAGGTTTGGGCGACTATCTGGAGCGATATCGAACCACTGGTGAATGCAGCGCTTGCCGGCGAGAGCCAGATCGTAACGGACATGCGTCTTGATGTAAGCCGCAGCGGAGCGCCTGAGGAGAGTTGGTGGACCTTCACTTATTCGCCAGCGTATTATGACGCTGGTAGCATTGCAGGTTTATTCTGCGTCACGGGCGAGACCACGTCGCGCGTGGTCGCCGAACGCGACCGAGATGCGGCTGACGATCGCCTGCAACTGGCACTATCGGCAGGCAACAGCATCGGCGTTTGGGATTGGGACGTCATCAACGATCGGCTGACTGCGGATACGCGGTTCGCCACTCTTTACGGCGTCGAGCCTGATCAGGCGGCAAAAGGCGCGCCGATTGCCGAGTTTTTCAACGGTATCCATCCCGACGATTTGCCGCGTGTGCAGGCGGAAATCGGAAGGGTGATGGCCGGCGACGGTAATTTCGCCTCTGAGTACCGATTACTCGACAAGGACGGCACGATCCGATGGGTTGCAGCGCAAGGGCGCTGTATTTTCGATGACGAGGGCAAATGCGTTCGTTTTCCGGGTGCCAGCTACGACATCACCCAACGCATGGTGTCCGATCTGGCCCTGAAAGCGGCTAAGGCGGAACGTGAATTCGTCATCGACCTGACGGTAGCTCAGCGCAAGCTGAGCGATCCCGAGGCTATCATACGGCTTTCCGCCGAAATGCTCGGGCACCGTCTCGGCATCAATAGAGTCGGCTATTACCGTTTGGTCGGCGCCAAACATCTTCGCCATGGTTGTAACTGGACGGACGGAACATTGGCTCCGTTGACGGGCATCGAACCCGTTAGCCGCTTCGGTAAGCGCGCCGAGCAGTTGAGACGGCGTGGAAAGACGCTGGTGTTCAGCGACAGCCGACATGATGATGAGCATGATTTCCTTCCTTTGGCTGATCAGGGCGTGCTCTCGGGCGTGTGTGTGCCGCTTATGCAAGAAGGCGTCTGGCAAGCGGGTATGTATCTGCACCACGCCGAAGTAAGGCATTGGACTGCGGCGGAGATTGCGCTGGCCAAGGAAGTAGTCGATTTAACATGGTTGGCAGTGGACCGCGCGCAAGCCGTGATGCGGCTCAACCAACTGGTCAATAAGCAGAACGCGGCGCTTGTTGAAGCAAGCACTGAAATCAAGAGCGAGGCTACGGCGCGCTCCGCTGCCGAATTGCAAGTTCGTCAGCTTCAGAAGATGGAAGCAGTGGGCCAGCTTACCGGTGGTATCGCCCACGACTTCAACAACATGCTGGCTGTCGTCATCGGCGGCCTCAACCTTGCCCAGCGCCGGCTGGACCGGGGTGAAACCGACATCAAGCGTTTTATGGACGGTGCCATGGAAGGCGCAACACGTGCCGCCGCCCTGACACAGCGCTTGCTAGCCTTTTCGCGCCAGCAACCGCTTGCGCCCGAAAGCATCGACGCGAACCGCCTGGTCAACGGTCTGACAGAACTACTCGCTCGAACGCTGGGTGAGCGGGTGCGACTCGAAACGATATTAACGCCCGGTCTATGGAAGACGCTTGCCGATCCGGTCCAGCTTGAAAACGTCATCGTAAACCTGGCGGTCAATGCCCGCGACGCGATGCCCGATGGCGGGCGCCTGACGATCGAAACCGGCAATGCCGATGTCGATGCCGATTACGCGCTGGAAGCCGAGGTGCCGGACGGTCACTATGTCATGATAGCCGTGAGCGACACCGGTACGGGCATGTCACAAGAGGTATTGGCAAAGGCCTTTGAACCCTTCTTCACGACTAAAGGCGTCGGCAAGGGCACGGGCCTGGGCCTTAGCCAGGTCTTCGGCTTCGTCCGCCAATCTGGCGGTCACGTCAAAATTTATTCGGAGGTCGGTCATGGGACAACGATCAAGGTCTACTTGCCGCGTACCTTAGATGGAGAGATGCAGCCTGTAACGAGGCGCGCGCCGGTTCTTGCACGTGCTGGATCGCCCGATGAGATCATCATGGTGGTGGAGGATGAGGAGCGCGTGCGCAACTTCTCCACGGAAGCGTTGCGGGAGTTGGGCTATACCGTCCTTCACGCAGCCAGCGGCCCAGCGGCATTAGCCTTGATAGATGCCGGGCAGGATGTCACGCTGCTCTTTACCGATGTCGTTATGCCGGAGATGACGGGACGGCAGCTCGCCGACGAGGCAATCAAGAGACTGCCGGATTTGAAAGTCGTCTATACGACCGGATACACCCGCAATGCGATCGTCCACAATGGCGTGATCGATCCCGGGACCAACTTTCTGGCCAAACCGTTCGGGATCGATCAGCTTGCTGCCAAGATACGTGAGGCGTTGGACGGCTAG
- a CDS encoding MFS transporter: MATGLDELPKHHAATQNEKLVIAASSLGTVFEWYDFYLYGLLASYISAQFFSGVNETTGFILALAAFAAGFAVRPFGALVFGRIGDLVGRKNTFLVTMGIMGLSTFAVGLLPAYATIGVAAPFILVALRLLQGLALGGEYGGAATYVAEHAPPGKRGLYTSWIQTTATMGLFAALLVVIGLRTAIGEAAFASWGWRVPFLISIVLLAVSMWIRLQLSESPVFQKMKDEGTTSKAPIQEAFGQWKNLRWVLIALFGAGAGQAVVWYTGQFYALFYLEKIMKVDGATANILIAIALAIGTPFFVFFGWLSDRIGRKPIILTGCAIAAISYFPLFHALTDAANPTLARAVQMAPVSVVANEGECSFQFDPVGGNKFDSTSCDIAKAYLAKNGINYNNVPARAGTVAQIRIGDAALTAPDPSLVAGAERADAIAAYQAQVRAGLYAAGYPDRADPAETDRVSVVLILLALVLLVTMVYGPIAAMLVELFPSRIRYTSMSLPCHIANGWFGGFLPTAAFAMVAATGDIYYGLWYPVLIAAATVVIGLLFLPETFRRNIDE; the protein is encoded by the coding sequence TTGGCGACGGGATTGGACGAACTGCCCAAGCATCACGCAGCGACACAGAATGAAAAACTGGTGATCGCCGCATCGTCGCTTGGGACGGTGTTCGAATGGTATGACTTCTATCTCTACGGCCTGCTGGCCAGCTATATTTCGGCGCAGTTCTTTTCCGGGGTAAACGAGACCACCGGGTTCATCCTGGCGCTGGCGGCGTTCGCCGCGGGTTTTGCGGTGCGGCCGTTCGGTGCGCTGGTGTTCGGCCGCATCGGCGATCTGGTCGGGCGCAAGAACACGTTTCTGGTCACCATGGGGATCATGGGCCTGTCGACCTTTGCCGTTGGCCTGTTGCCCGCTTACGCGACCATCGGCGTTGCGGCCCCCTTCATCCTGGTTGCGTTGCGGCTGCTTCAGGGGCTGGCACTGGGCGGCGAATATGGCGGCGCGGCGACCTATGTCGCGGAACATGCGCCGCCGGGGAAGCGGGGCCTTTACACCAGCTGGATCCAGACGACGGCGACGATGGGGCTGTTCGCCGCGCTGCTGGTTGTCATCGGCCTGCGTACCGCGATTGGTGAGGCGGCGTTCGCAAGCTGGGGCTGGCGCGTGCCGTTCCTGATTTCGATCGTGCTGCTTGCGGTGTCGATGTGGATCCGCCTGCAGCTCTCGGAAAGCCCGGTCTTCCAGAAGATGAAGGACGAGGGAACGACATCGAAGGCCCCGATCCAGGAAGCATTCGGGCAGTGGAAGAATTTGCGCTGGGTGCTGATCGCGCTGTTCGGCGCGGGCGCGGGGCAGGCGGTAGTCTGGTACACTGGCCAGTTCTACGCCCTGTTCTACCTCGAAAAGATCATGAAGGTTGACGGCGCGACGGCCAACATCCTGATCGCCATCGCGCTAGCGATCGGCACGCCCTTTTTCGTCTTTTTCGGATGGCTGTCGGACAGGATAGGGCGCAAACCGATCATCCTGACCGGCTGTGCGATTGCTGCCATCAGCTACTTCCCGCTGTTCCATGCCCTGACCGACGCGGCAAACCCGACATTGGCCCGTGCGGTCCAAATGGCGCCGGTCAGCGTGGTCGCGAACGAGGGGGAATGTTCGTTCCAGTTCGATCCGGTCGGCGGCAACAAGTTCGACAGCACCAGCTGCGACATTGCAAAGGCATATCTGGCGAAGAACGGCATCAACTATAACAACGTGCCGGCTCGCGCCGGAACGGTCGCGCAGATCCGCATTGGCGACGCAGCGCTCACCGCGCCCGACCCCTCACTCGTGGCAGGTGCCGAGCGAGCGGACGCCATTGCCGCCTATCAGGCTCAAGTCAGGGCCGGACTGTACGCTGCCGGCTATCCCGACCGGGCCGATCCGGCAGAGACGGACCGGGTAAGCGTCGTGCTGATCCTGCTCGCCCTCGTCCTGCTGGTGACGATGGTGTACGGACCGATCGCGGCGATGCTGGTGGAGTTATTTCCGAGCCGTATCCGTTACACGTCGATGTCGCTGCCATGTCACATCGCCAATGGCTGGTTCGGCGGCTTCCTGCCGACCGCAGCCTTCGCGATGGTCGCCGCGACGGGGGATATCTATTATGGGCTATGGTATCCGGTGCTAATCGCGGCGGCGACGGTGGTGATCGGATTGCTGTTCCTGCCGGAAACCTTTCGCCGCAATATCGACGAATGA
- a CDS encoding aldo/keto reductase has translation MTLPVRRIGSLSVSAIGLGCMNISHGYGEKPLAADAEALLNRALDLGVTLLDTAALYGAGENEQLVGRAVGHRRTEFTLTSKCVLDVVDGQRSLDGSPAAIARTLDDALVRLGTDHIDLYYLHRLDRRVPSEESVGALVRAKEAGKIGAIGLSEMSAGTIRRAHNVHPIAAVQTEYSPIVRNGEIAVIRTCEELGIGFVAFSPVARGLLAGGVREDAYVAGDIRAQMPRLFGDALAHNLKAVGLFDALAAEIGCTPAQLSLAWVLSRGEHIVPIPGTRSVRHLEENLGALNVVVTPEILARIDLIFGPGAIRGPRYAAAMQAQIDTETFADEELA, from the coding sequence ATGACGTTGCCAGTCCGCCGCATCGGCTCCCTTTCCGTATCCGCCATCGGCCTGGGGTGCATGAACATCAGCCACGGTTATGGCGAAAAGCCATTGGCGGCGGATGCCGAGGCGCTGTTGAACCGCGCGCTCGATCTGGGCGTGACGTTGCTCGACACCGCTGCGCTTTACGGCGCGGGCGAGAATGAGCAACTGGTGGGTCGCGCCGTTGGCCACCGGCGGACCGAGTTCACGCTGACCAGCAAGTGCGTATTGGATGTGGTCGACGGCCAGCGGTCGCTCGACGGATCGCCCGCCGCCATCGCGCGTACCCTGGACGATGCGCTGGTTCGGCTGGGGACGGACCATATCGACCTGTATTATCTCCACCGCCTTGACCGCAGGGTGCCGAGTGAGGAGTCGGTCGGCGCATTGGTGCGGGCCAAGGAAGCGGGCAAGATCGGCGCGATCGGCCTGTCCGAAATGAGCGCCGGGACGATCCGGCGCGCCCATAATGTTCATCCCATCGCGGCGGTGCAGACCGAATATTCGCCCATCGTCCGCAACGGCGAGATTGCCGTGATCCGCACGTGCGAGGAATTGGGCATCGGCTTTGTCGCCTTTTCGCCGGTTGCCCGCGGGTTGCTGGCGGGCGGGGTGCGTGAGGACGCCTATGTCGCGGGCGACATTCGCGCCCAGATGCCGCGCCTTTTCGGCGATGCGCTGGCCCATAATCTGAAAGCGGTCGGCCTGTTCGACGCGCTGGCGGCCGAGATCGGATGCACTCCCGCGCAATTGTCGCTGGCCTGGGTGCTGTCGCGCGGTGAGCATATCGTGCCCATTCCCGGCACACGCAGCGTCCGCCATCTTGAGGAGAATCTGGGCGCGCTGAACGTGGTGGTGACGCCCGAAATCTTGGCGCGGATCGACTTGATCTTTGGGCCGGGCGCAATTCGCGGCCCGCGTTATGCAGCAGCGATGCAGGCACAGATCGACACCGAAACCTTTGCCGATGAGGAACTCGCCTGA
- a CDS encoding Ppx/GppA family phosphatase — protein MSLFFRRQPSEARRRTAIIDIGSNSIRLVVYEGPTRLPAILFNEKVMAGLGRGLAESGAIDAEGMAAARSALARFSLLARQMEVNELRTVATAAVREASNGGELLAMAAHLGLEVELLSGEAEATASGHGVLSAIPDADGIVGDLGGGSLELVRVTDGQVGERVSFPLGVLRIAAIRDKGKGALDRYVERALAGAGWTGRGRDLPLYMVGGSWRALARLDMHQTGYPLPVIHGYALSAQTVQRLIRTLGHLPKNKLRAIPNLSGGRIATMGDAAHLLSSLVRHLGSSTCIASAYGLREGLLYGALDDATRSLDPLIVATREEGRRLGRFPEHGDLLDTWIAPLFADETAEMARLRHAACLLADVAWLANPEFRAERGLEVALHGNWVAIDAPGRAMLAQALFTCFGGGSESPDPLARVASPDMLEMAVRWGLAMRLGQRLSGGVAAPLRNTSMSLGDEAVVLHTGLGLSSLYGETVERRHKALAGAMGRSPLHAAD, from the coding sequence GTGAGCCTTTTTTTTCGTCGCCAGCCCAGTGAGGCGCGCCGCCGCACCGCGATTATCGACATCGGTTCGAACTCGATCCGACTCGTCGTTTACGAAGGGCCGACCCGGCTGCCCGCCATCCTGTTCAATGAAAAGGTGATGGCGGGGCTGGGCCGTGGTTTGGCCGAAAGCGGGGCGATCGACGCGGAGGGCATGGCCGCCGCGCGTTCGGCACTGGCCCGCTTCTCCCTGCTGGCACGGCAGATGGAGGTGAACGAGCTTCGCACCGTCGCCACCGCCGCCGTCCGCGAAGCAAGCAATGGCGGTGAATTGCTGGCCATGGCCGCGCATTTGGGGCTGGAGGTCGAATTGCTGTCGGGCGAGGCCGAAGCAACGGCGTCCGGTCACGGGGTGCTTTCCGCCATCCCCGACGCCGACGGCATTGTCGGCGACCTGGGCGGGGGCAGCCTCGAACTGGTGCGTGTGACCGATGGGCAGGTGGGGGAAAGGGTGTCCTTTCCCTTGGGCGTGCTGCGGATCGCGGCTATCCGGGATAAGGGCAAGGGCGCGCTGGACCGCTATGTCGAACGCGCACTGGCGGGGGCGGGCTGGACCGGGCGCGGGCGTGACTTGCCGTTGTATATGGTCGGCGGATCGTGGCGCGCGCTGGCGCGGCTGGACATGCACCAGACGGGCTATCCGCTTCCGGTCATCCATGGCTATGCCCTGTCCGCGCAGACGGTGCAGCGATTGATCCGAACGCTGGGCCATCTGCCCAAGAACAAGTTGCGCGCGATCCCCAACCTGTCGGGCGGGCGCATCGCGACCATGGGCGACGCCGCGCATCTGCTCTCGTCGCTGGTTCGGCATCTGGGAAGTTCGACCTGCATCGCGTCCGCCTATGGGCTGCGAGAAGGGTTGCTGTATGGCGCACTGGACGATGCGACCCGCTCGCTGGACCCGCTGATCGTCGCCACGCGGGAAGAGGGACGGCGGCTGGGCCGCTTTCCAGAGCATGGCGACCTGCTCGACACGTGGATCGCACCGCTGTTCGCGGATGAAACGGCGGAAATGGCGCGGTTGCGGCACGCCGCTTGCCTGCTGGCGGATGTGGCGTGGTTGGCCAATCCGGAGTTTCGCGCCGAACGCGGGCTTGAGGTCGCTCTGCACGGCAATTGGGTAGCGATCGACGCGCCGGGGCGGGCGATGCTGGCGCAGGCGCTGTTCACATGCTTCGGCGGTGGCAGCGAATCGCCCGATCCACTGGCGCGTGTGGCATCGCCCGACATGCTGGAAATGGCGGTGCGTTGGGGGCTGGCAATGCGGCTGGGCCAGCGGCTGTCGGGCGGGGTCGCAGCACCGCTAAGGAACACCAGCATGAGCCTTGGCGATGAGGCGGTGGTGCTGCACACCGGGCTGGGCCTTTCGTCGCTTTATGGCGAAACGGTGGAGCGTCGGCACAAGGCGCTGGCGGGGGCGATGGGGCGTTCGCCGCTTCATGCCGCTGATTGA